A part of Vibrio sp. B1FLJ16 genomic DNA contains:
- the srmB gene encoding ATP-dependent RNA helicase SrmB, whose translation MIRTFAELDLDPNLLDAIEEMGFERPTKVQAEAIPQALDGRDILASAPTGTGKTAAFVLPALQYLLDFPRRKPGPARILILTPTRELAMQVADQARALAKNTNLNIFTITGGVQYQEHADILATTQDIVVATPGRLREYIEAERFDCRAIEWLILDEADRMLDMGFAPTVDRLSAECRWRKQTLLFSATLEGRGVEGFTADLLNEPAEIDAKSPLRERKKIAQWYHRADNAEHKLELLKHIITEQAERTIVFLKTRERLAELRAQLESAQIHCSWIQGEMPQDRRNNAISRFRDGTVNVLLATDVAARGIDLPDVSHVINYDLPRTADVYLHRIGRTARAGKKGNAISIVEAHDQPMMDRVARYVKEDIKERFIKEMRPKHKKPVFKKKKKKDDKKKTAKKKATKKK comes from the coding sequence GTGATCAGAACTTTTGCTGAACTTGATCTAGACCCAAATCTACTTGATGCCATTGAAGAAATGGGCTTCGAGCGCCCAACGAAAGTCCAGGCAGAAGCAATCCCACAAGCACTGGATGGCCGTGACATACTGGCGTCTGCACCAACAGGTACTGGTAAAACCGCAGCATTTGTACTGCCAGCACTGCAATACCTGCTTGATTTCCCGCGCCGTAAACCTGGGCCAGCACGTATTCTGATCCTGACACCAACCCGTGAGCTAGCAATGCAGGTTGCGGATCAAGCTCGTGCACTGGCAAAAAATACCAATCTAAACATCTTTACGATTACGGGCGGTGTTCAGTACCAGGAACACGCAGATATTCTGGCCACCACTCAGGACATCGTTGTTGCGACACCTGGTCGTCTACGTGAGTACATTGAAGCGGAACGTTTTGATTGCCGTGCGATTGAATGGTTAATCCTCGACGAAGCTGACCGCATGCTAGACATGGGTTTTGCTCCTACGGTTGATCGACTTTCAGCAGAATGTCGCTGGCGTAAACAAACCCTTCTGTTCTCAGCAACACTAGAAGGCAGAGGTGTAGAAGGTTTCACCGCAGACCTACTGAACGAGCCTGCTGAGATCGATGCGAAATCACCACTGCGTGAGCGTAAGAAGATTGCTCAGTGGTATCACCGTGCGGATAACGCCGAGCACAAACTGGAACTGCTTAAACACATCATCACCGAACAGGCAGAGCGCACTATCGTGTTCCTAAAGACTCGTGAGCGTCTGGCAGAACTGCGTGCCCAGTTAGAAAGTGCTCAAATTCATTGTTCGTGGATCCAGGGTGAAATGCCACAAGATCGCCGTAACAATGCGATCTCGCGCTTCCGTGATGGTACGGTTAACGTGCTACTTGCAACCGATGTTGCGGCTCGTGGTATCGACCTGCCTGATGTTTCTCATGTGATCAACTACGACCTGCCACGTACGGCAGATGTATACCTGCACCGAATTGGCCGTACAGCCCGTGCCGGTAAGAAAGGTAATGCGATCTCAATCGTAGAAGCGCACGATCAACCGATGATGGATCGCGTGGCACGTTACGTGAAAGAAGACATCAAAGAGCGCTTCATTAAAGAGATGCGTCCAAAACACAAAAAGCCTGTGTTTAAGAAGAAAAAGAAAAAAGACGACAAGAAGAAAACAGCGAAAAAGAAAGCCACTAAGAAGAAGTAA
- a CDS encoding methyltransferase codes for MKNDKFRTKGFKFKQFSIEGGESGMPVSTDGVMLGAWIESPVDATILDIGTGTGLLALMCAQRFSLAQMTAVDIEVTAIDAAKQNFAHSPWPARLSALHTDVLAFTPSQQFQRIICNPPYFNSGEQSRQSQRATARHTDSLRHDALLKRCYQLLEEDGKASFVLPITEGEQFIDLALHQGWHLSRLCRVQPSERKPVHRLLFELAKQPCATHESLLIIHSVDGYSDDFIQLTHEFYLKM; via the coding sequence ATGAAGAACGATAAATTCAGAACTAAAGGCTTTAAATTTAAGCAGTTTTCTATCGAGGGTGGTGAAAGCGGTATGCCTGTCAGTACGGATGGTGTGATGTTGGGGGCGTGGATTGAGAGTCCTGTCGATGCAACGATACTTGACATAGGCACAGGCACTGGCTTGCTGGCATTAATGTGTGCTCAGCGATTTAGCCTGGCTCAGATGACCGCTGTGGATATTGAAGTCACCGCAATTGATGCTGCCAAACAAAACTTTGCTCACTCTCCATGGCCGGCGAGATTATCCGCGCTTCACACCGATGTATTGGCCTTCACCCCATCTCAGCAATTTCAGCGGATCATTTGCAATCCCCCTTATTTCAATAGTGGAGAACAATCCAGACAGAGTCAGCGAGCAACGGCAAGACATACCGACTCGCTGCGGCATGACGCATTGCTTAAACGCTGCTATCAATTACTGGAAGAAGACGGCAAAGCCAGTTTTGTGCTGCCGATTACGGAAGGTGAACAGTTTATTGATTTGGCTCTGCATCAAGGCTGGCATTTATCCCGGCTATGCCGCGTACAGCCGTCGGAGAGAAAACCGGTACATCGATTGTTGTTTGAGTTGGCTAAGCAACCTTGTGCGACGCATGAATCACTCTTAATTATTCATTCTGTAGACGGCTACAGCGATGATTTTATCCAGCTAACTCACGAGTTTTATCTTAAGATGTGA
- the brnQ gene encoding branched-chain amino acid transport system II carrier protein: protein MKQTLKLTDIIAVGFMLFAFFLGAGNIIFPPLAGQLAGENLMPAMFGFLITAVGLPLITIVAIAVAGGTWDHLTQDLPKKAAVLMAALIFIIIGPAFAAPRTGLVAYEMAIKPFILEASQVHLTAFSVLFFVVAMLFSWFQGRLIDVIGKVLTPALFVGLIILALAVFIDPQGEMISAQGEYLTQPLTKGFLEGYNTMDTFASLMFGMLMVDALRGKGITERSATTKYLIFAGCIAAAGLAFVYISLFYLGATSATVAAGADNGGLVLSQYVQALFGPYGQIVLSAIVLLACLTTAIGLISACSDFFSSKTPLSYKQWVLINGAACALIANVGLAQLIALSVPVLFALYPVAIALVVLTFVRNKLPNPRVAYRSVLLVSLLFALVDAAKVAGFDVSAFNFLPLVEYGMGWVLPTLAAIIGMFFIAKPQAELVEETA from the coding sequence GTGAAGCAGACATTAAAACTAACAGATATTATCGCAGTAGGCTTTATGCTGTTTGCGTTCTTTTTGGGTGCTGGCAACATCATTTTTCCACCTCTAGCTGGTCAATTGGCTGGTGAGAACCTGATGCCAGCAATGTTCGGTTTCTTGATCACAGCGGTAGGTCTACCTCTTATTACTATCGTTGCTATTGCTGTCGCAGGCGGAACCTGGGATCACCTTACTCAAGATCTTCCGAAAAAAGCAGCTGTGCTGATGGCTGCTCTAATCTTCATTATTATTGGTCCTGCATTTGCCGCACCTCGTACTGGTCTTGTTGCTTATGAAATGGCAATTAAGCCGTTTATTCTTGAAGCGTCTCAAGTGCATCTAACGGCGTTCTCTGTATTGTTCTTCGTGGTTGCGATGCTGTTTTCCTGGTTCCAGGGACGCCTGATTGACGTAATTGGTAAGGTACTGACACCGGCATTGTTTGTTGGCCTTATCATTCTTGCACTGGCCGTGTTTATTGATCCTCAGGGAGAAATGATTAGCGCACAAGGTGAGTACTTAACTCAGCCACTGACTAAAGGTTTCCTAGAAGGTTACAACACGATGGATACCTTCGCGTCTCTGATGTTCGGTATGCTGATGGTAGATGCATTACGTGGTAAAGGCATCACTGAGCGTTCGGCAACGACAAAATACCTGATTTTTGCCGGCTGTATTGCTGCAGCAGGTCTGGCGTTTGTTTACATCTCACTGTTTTACTTGGGTGCTACGAGTGCGACGGTTGCAGCTGGCGCGGACAATGGTGGTCTGGTTCTGAGCCAATACGTTCAGGCGCTGTTTGGTCCTTATGGTCAAATCGTTCTGTCAGCTATCGTGCTTCTGGCGTGTTTAACCACAGCTATCGGTCTTATCTCTGCATGTTCTGATTTCTTCAGTTCGAAAACACCACTGTCATACAAGCAGTGGGTGCTGATTAACGGCGCGGCTTGTGCGCTGATTGCAAACGTAGGTCTTGCTCAGTTGATTGCTCTTTCAGTACCAGTTCTGTTTGCACTTTACCCGGTCGCGATTGCACTAGTGGTATTGACGTTTGTTCGTAACAAACTGCCAAACCCACGCGTTGCTTACCGTTCAGTATTGCTCGTGTCTCTGTTGTTTGCATTGGTTGATGCGGCAAAAGTAGCAGGCTTTGACGTATCAGCTTTCAACTTCCTGCCGTTAGTTGAATACGGTATGGGTTGGGTTCTGCCGACACTGGCAGCGATCATAGGCATGTTCTTTATCGCTAAGCCTCAGGCTGAACTAGTAGAAGAAACCGCATAA
- the fldB gene encoding flavodoxin FldB, protein MKIGLFYGSTTCYTEMAAEKIRAIIGEDLVDIHNVKETPLSLMADYDLLLIGISTWDFGEIQEDWNAIWQDIAATPLKDKVVALFGLGDQEGYGEWYLDAMGLLHDELKATGAQFIGYWPNEGYDFDASKALTEDGSHFVGLALDEDSQYELSDERIEKWCEQVLVEFHDTL, encoded by the coding sequence ATGAAAATCGGACTCTTTTACGGCTCTACCACCTGCTATACCGAAATGGCAGCAGAGAAAATTCGCGCCATCATTGGAGAAGATCTTGTCGACATTCACAATGTGAAAGAGACTCCACTCTCTTTGATGGCGGATTACGATTTATTACTCATTGGTATCTCTACATGGGATTTTGGTGAAATTCAGGAAGACTGGAATGCGATTTGGCAGGATATCGCGGCAACACCATTGAAAGATAAAGTGGTTGCGCTGTTTGGTCTTGGCGATCAAGAAGGTTATGGTGAATGGTACCTCGACGCCATGGGACTGCTGCATGATGAGCTGAAAGCAACTGGAGCACAGTTTATCGGCTACTGGCCCAACGAAGGCTATGACTTTGACGCTTCCAAAGCACTGACTGAAGATGGCAGCCACTTTGTAGGTCTGGCTCTTGATGAAGATTCTCAGTACGAACTGAGTGATGAGCGGATTGAAAAATGGTGTGAGCAAGTATTGGTGGAGTTCCACGACACGCTCTAA
- the xerD gene encoding site-specific tyrosine recombinase XerD — protein MTAQQPVNQQDFALVEQFLDAMWMERGLSENTLASYRNDLIKLLTWMEQERYRLDFISLSGLQEYQSYLADSDYKQTSRARMLSAIRRLFQYLHREKVRADDPSALLVSPKLPQRLPKDISEEQVDALLDAPDPNDPVELRDKAMLELLYATGLRVTELVSLTMENVSLRQGVVRVTGKGGKERLVPMGENAVDWIETFIQQGRPALLGETSSDVVFPSKRARQMTRQTFWHRIKYYAVIAGIDTDQLSPHVLRHAFATHLLNYGADLRVVQMLLGHSDLSTTQIYTHVATERLKQIHSQHHPRA, from the coding sequence ATGACGGCACAACAGCCTGTCAATCAACAAGATTTTGCCCTTGTTGAGCAATTCTTAGACGCGATGTGGATGGAGCGTGGGCTGTCTGAGAACACACTAGCTTCGTACCGAAATGATCTGATCAAGCTACTAACCTGGATGGAGCAAGAACGTTATCGTCTGGATTTCATCAGCTTGTCAGGATTGCAGGAGTATCAAAGTTACTTAGCTGATTCCGATTATAAGCAGACTTCCCGGGCTCGTATGCTGTCTGCGATTCGCCGCCTGTTCCAGTATCTGCATCGCGAGAAAGTGCGCGCTGATGATCCGAGCGCTTTATTAGTTAGCCCTAAGCTCCCGCAGCGTTTACCGAAAGATATCAGTGAAGAGCAGGTCGATGCACTTTTAGATGCCCCGGACCCTAATGATCCGGTCGAGCTGCGTGATAAAGCGATGCTTGAGTTACTGTACGCAACAGGGCTGCGAGTTACCGAACTGGTCAGCTTAACGATGGAAAACGTTAGCCTGCGACAAGGTGTGGTTCGCGTTACCGGTAAAGGTGGTAAAGAGCGTCTGGTACCAATGGGCGAGAACGCGGTAGACTGGATAGAAACGTTTATTCAGCAGGGCAGGCCAGCGCTGCTGGGTGAGACTTCTTCGGACGTTGTTTTTCCGAGTAAGCGCGCGAGGCAAATGACTCGCCAGACGTTTTGGCATAGGATTAAATACTATGCTGTGATAGCGGGGATCGATACTGATCAGCTGTCGCCGCACGTGCTGCGCCACGCGTTTGCAACACATTTACTGAACTATGGTGCCGATCTCAGGGTCGTACAGATGCTGTTGGGGCATAGTGACTTATCGACCACGCAAATTTATACTCATGTTGCGACTGAGCGATTGAAGCAGATCCACAGTCAGCACCACCCAAGAGCATAA
- the dsbC gene encoding bifunctional protein-disulfide isomerase/oxidoreductase DsbC has product MSVLRRLTLLTLPFFVTACGAEESQVKTETPAQQVASAAQQDFDEAALKEKFSKLGLSIIDIQPSDVAGLVEIQTNGGVLFASNDGNHFIAGTLYAVDANGGYKDVIAERQAPLNAAKIAEYSDSVIEYKADNEKYAVTVFTDITCGYCVRLHNQMQGYNDLGITVRYAAYPRQGATGPVADQMATIWCAEDPKVALDNAKIKRTFDNPANDLKQCKQTVQAHYNLGRELGISGTPAIFLPGGELVGGYLPPADLLNRLEQ; this is encoded by the coding sequence ATGAGCGTATTACGCCGACTAACTCTGCTGACTTTACCCTTTTTTGTGACCGCTTGTGGAGCGGAAGAAAGTCAGGTGAAAACAGAAACTCCTGCACAACAAGTTGCATCTGCGGCACAGCAAGATTTTGATGAAGCCGCATTGAAGGAAAAATTCTCAAAGCTTGGGTTATCGATTATTGATATCCAACCATCAGATGTGGCTGGCTTGGTCGAAATTCAAACCAACGGTGGTGTACTTTTTGCTTCTAATGACGGTAATCATTTTATCGCAGGTACCCTGTATGCGGTTGACGCTAACGGCGGCTACAAAGATGTGATTGCTGAACGTCAGGCGCCATTAAATGCGGCTAAAATTGCAGAATATTCAGACAGCGTGATTGAGTACAAAGCAGACAACGAAAAGTATGCAGTGACGGTGTTTACCGATATCACTTGTGGTTACTGTGTGCGTCTGCATAATCAGATGCAGGGCTACAATGATTTAGGTATTACTGTGCGCTATGCGGCTTACCCTCGCCAGGGTGCAACCGGTCCTGTTGCGGATCAAATGGCGACGATTTGGTGTGCGGAAGATCCAAAAGTCGCGCTCGACAATGCGAAAATAAAACGTACCTTTGATAATCCGGCGAATGATCTGAAACAGTGCAAACAGACGGTTCAGGCACACTACAACTTAGGCCGTGAACTGGGTATCTCGGGTACACCGGCAATCTTCCTGCCTGGCGGCGAGCTTGTTGGAGGTTACCTTCCACCTGCAGATTTACTTAACCGTTTAGAGCAATAA
- the recJ gene encoding single-stranded-DNA-specific exonuclease RecJ → MIEIQRRPEPDLSLLPDSIPAILKRIYINRGITDLAQLETSARGLHSYQKLGGIDKAVELLFQAIQQQKRIIVVGDFDADGATSSALSVLALRMLGSSNVDYLVPNRFEDGYGLSPEVVDQALELGAEMIMTVDNGVSSIEGVRYAKENGITVLVTDHHLPGQVLPDVDAMVNPNLDTCAFPSKALAGVGVAFYLMMALCVHMRKLNWFAEQGMQEPKLMELIDLVALGTVADVVPLDENNRILVHQGLQRIRAGKARPGIQALIEVAKRDARRLVASDFGFALGPRINAAGRLDDMSFGVELLMANNIHAARRMASELDGLNQTRKEIEEGMKQEAMAFCERLQFGENSELPFGLALFQRDWHQGVIGILASRIKEKFHRPVIAFADGGEGTIKGSCRSIPGLHMRDALDFIDTQNPGLIIKFGGHAMAAGLTIKEQDFERFSRLFDQVVKKELDDAALKGVILSDGELKPEEFSMHVAEQLRAGGPFGQAFPEPVFDGEFKVLHQKLVGEKHLKLMLEPLFKGHPTNVMIDGIAFNVDLRRWPDASVKTVRLAYKLDVNEFRGNQSLQLMIDHIEAK, encoded by the coding sequence ATGATAGAAATTCAACGACGTCCCGAACCCGACCTTTCCCTTTTACCCGATTCGATCCCTGCTATTTTAAAGCGCATCTACATCAATCGTGGCATTACCGATTTAGCTCAATTAGAAACCTCTGCACGTGGCCTGCATTCCTACCAAAAACTTGGTGGTATTGATAAAGCAGTCGAACTGTTATTTCAGGCGATTCAGCAGCAGAAACGCATTATTGTCGTCGGAGACTTTGATGCGGATGGCGCGACAAGTTCAGCGCTGTCAGTATTAGCACTGAGAATGCTGGGCAGTTCCAATGTGGATTACTTAGTACCAAACCGTTTTGAAGATGGTTACGGCTTGAGTCCGGAAGTGGTTGATCAGGCATTAGAGCTTGGCGCAGAAATGATCATGACTGTGGATAACGGCGTATCGTCGATTGAAGGTGTTCGCTATGCCAAAGAAAATGGCATCACGGTGCTAGTGACCGATCACCACTTGCCGGGACAAGTACTTCCTGATGTCGATGCCATGGTCAATCCAAACCTTGATACTTGCGCTTTCCCATCGAAAGCTTTGGCAGGTGTTGGGGTTGCTTTCTATTTGATGATGGCGCTTTGCGTACACATGCGCAAACTGAACTGGTTTGCTGAGCAAGGTATGCAAGAACCAAAGCTGATGGAGCTTATCGATCTGGTTGCGCTCGGCACCGTAGCCGACGTTGTGCCACTGGATGAAAACAACCGCATTTTGGTTCATCAAGGCTTACAACGTATCCGCGCCGGCAAAGCGCGTCCGGGGATTCAAGCGCTGATAGAAGTCGCCAAGCGTGATGCACGCCGACTTGTGGCATCTGACTTTGGATTTGCTCTTGGTCCGCGCATTAACGCGGCAGGCCGTCTGGATGATATGTCGTTTGGTGTTGAGCTTCTAATGGCTAACAATATTCACGCGGCACGCCGTATGGCCAGTGAGCTTGATGGTCTAAACCAAACCCGAAAAGAGATTGAAGAAGGGATGAAGCAGGAGGCGATGGCCTTTTGTGAACGTCTGCAGTTTGGTGAGAACAGTGAGTTACCGTTCGGCTTAGCTTTGTTTCAGCGTGACTGGCATCAGGGTGTGATTGGTATTCTGGCTTCACGAATCAAAGAGAAGTTTCATCGCCCTGTGATTGCGTTTGCTGATGGTGGTGAGGGGACAATTAAAGGTTCTTGTCGTTCGATTCCTGGCTTGCATATGCGTGATGCTCTGGATTTTATTGATACTCAAAACCCAGGTCTTATCATCAAGTTTGGCGGCCATGCAATGGCAGCAGGCTTAACTATCAAAGAGCAGGACTTTGAGCGTTTCAGCCGTTTGTTTGATCAAGTGGTGAAGAAAGAGCTTGATGACGCAGCTTTAAAAGGCGTGATCCTTTCGGACGGTGAGCTGAAACCGGAAGAGTTTTCCATGCATGTGGCGGAACAACTGCGTGCGGGAGGGCCGTTTGGTCAGGCATTCCCTGAGCCGGTCTTTGATGGCGAGTTTAAGGTCTTGCACCAAAAACTGGTGGGAGAAAAGCATCTGAAACTGATGCTTGAGCCGCTTTTTAAAGGTCATCCAACCAATGTGATGATTGACGGTATTGCGTTCAATGTTGATTTACGCCGCTGGCCGGATGCGTCCGTGAAAACCGTACGTTTAGCGTACAAGTTGGATGTGAATGAATTCCGCGGTAACCAATCTCTGCAACTGATGATTGATCATATTGAAGCTAAATAA
- the prfB gene encoding peptide chain release factor 2 (programmed frameshift) gives MFEINPIKNRLQDVSERTNVLRGYLDYDAKKERLEEVNAELEQPDVWNEPERAQALGKERASLEAIVETIDLLDQGVEDVEGLLELAVEEEDQETFDEIEPELAELEDKLEKLEFRRMFSGDHDSSDCYIDLQAGSGGTEAQDWTNMLLRMYLRWAEAKGFKVEVIEVSEGEVAGLKSATVRISGEYAYGWLRTETGVHRLVRKSPFDSGGRRHTSFASAFIYPEIDENIDIDINPSDLRIDVYRASGAGGQHVNTTESAVRITHVPTNTVVQCQNDRSQHKNKDQAMKQLRAKLFELELQKQNAEKQANEDAKSDIGWGSQIRSYVLDDSRIKDLRTGVENRNTQAVLDGDLDKFIEASLKSGL, from the exons ATGTTTGAAATCAATCCAATTAAAAACCGTCTGCAGGACGTGTCTGAGCGCACAAATGTCCTGAGGGGGTATCTT GACTATGACGCTAAGAAAGAGCGTCTAGAAGAAGTAAACGCAGAACTAGAACAACCAGATGTATGGAACGAACCTGAACGTGCACAGGCACTGGGTAAAGAGCGTGCATCACTGGAAGCGATTGTTGAAACTATTGATCTGCTTGATCAGGGCGTAGAAGATGTTGAAGGTCTTCTTGAGCTTGCAGTAGAAGAAGAAGATCAGGAAACGTTTGACGAAATCGAACCAGAACTTGCCGAACTGGAAGACAAGTTGGAGAAACTTGAATTCCGCCGTATGTTCTCTGGCGACCATGACAGCTCTGATTGCTACATCGACTTGCAGGCAGGCTCGGGCGGTACAGAAGCTCAGGACTGGACTAACATGCTGCTGCGTATGTACTTGCGCTGGGCTGAAGCTAAAGGCTTCAAAGTGGAAGTGATCGAGGTATCAGAAGGCGAAGTAGCGGGTCTGAAATCAGCAACCGTTCGTATCTCTGGAGAGTACGCTTACGGCTGGCTACGCACAGAAACTGGTGTACACCGTCTGGTTCGTAAATCGCCGTTTGATTCAGGTGGTCGTCGTCATACGTCATTTGCTTCTGCGTTTATCTACCCTGAGATTGATGAAAACATCGACATCGACATTAATCCGTCTGATCTGCGAATCGACGTTTACCGCGCTTCTGGTGCGGGTGGTCAGCACGTGAACACCACGGAATCTGCGGTACGTATTACCCACGTTCCAACCAATACTGTGGTTCAGTGTCAGAATGACCGTTCTCAGCATAAGAATAAAGATCAGGCAATGAAGCAGCTTCGTGCGAAACTGTTTGAACTTGAGCTTCAGAAACAGAACGCCGAGAAGCAGGCAAATGAAGACGCGAAATCTGATATCGGCTGGGGCAGCCAGATCCGTTCTTACGTTCTGGATGACTCACGAATCAAAGATTTACGTACCGGCGTTGAAAACCGTAACACTCAAGCGGTTCTTGACGGCGACCTAGACAAATTTATTGAAGCTAGCCTGAAATCAGGTCTATAA
- the lysS gene encoding lysine--tRNA ligase: protein MTDAVQNDNEQEASAQEENKLIAERRAKLDEIRKSCKANGHPNDFRRDALAGDLQKEFGEKTKEELEELNHVVAIAGRIMAKRGPFLVIQETSGRIQAYAAKDVQKELKEKYQGLDIGDIIGVKGALHKSGKGDLYVNMEEYELLTKALRPLPEKFHGLTDQEMRYRQRYVDLIVNEDSRKAFIVRSKLVSAIRNFMSSKGYLEVETPMMHVIPGGATARPFITHHNALDIDMYLRVAPELYLKRLVVGGFDRVFEINRNFRNEGLSPRHNPEFTMMEFYQAYADYKDLMDLTEEMLSTVAMDVLGSTSMPYGEETVEFGGTYARMSMFEAIKHYNPEHAEIQALTEADLQDREKMVAIAKSVHVDVESFWTCGQLLEEIFGETAEPQLIQPTFITGYPADISPLARRSDDNPFFTDRFEFFIGGREVANGFSELNDAEDQDARFKAQVDAKDAGDDEAMYYDADYITALEHGLPPTAGQGIGIDRLAMLFTNTHTIRDVILFPAMRPQA, encoded by the coding sequence ATGACTGATGCTGTTCAAAACGACAACGAACAAGAAGCCTCTGCACAAGAAGAGAATAAGCTAATTGCTGAACGCCGCGCGAAACTGGACGAGATCCGTAAGAGCTGCAAAGCAAACGGCCACCCAAACGACTTCCGTCGTGACGCACTAGCGGGCGACCTTCAAAAAGAGTTCGGTGAGAAGACGAAGGAAGAGCTGGAAGAGCTTAACCACGTTGTTGCAATCGCTGGCCGTATCATGGCTAAGCGTGGTCCTTTCCTAGTAATCCAAGAGACTTCAGGCCGCATTCAGGCGTACGCAGCAAAAGACGTACAGAAAGAGCTTAAAGAGAAGTACCAGGGGCTGGATATCGGTGACATCATCGGTGTGAAAGGTGCGCTGCATAAGTCTGGTAAAGGCGACCTGTATGTGAACATGGAAGAGTACGAGCTGCTAACTAAAGCGCTACGTCCACTACCAGAAAAATTCCATGGTCTGACGGACCAGGAAATGCGTTACCGTCAGCGTTACGTTGACCTAATCGTGAATGAAGACTCACGTAAAGCGTTCATCGTTCGTTCTAAGCTGGTATCTGCGATTCGTAACTTCATGAGCTCAAAAGGCTACCTAGAAGTTGAAACGCCAATGATGCACGTGATCCCTGGTGGTGCGACTGCACGTCCATTCATCACTCATCATAACGCGCTAGACATCGATATGTACCTACGTGTTGCTCCAGAGCTTTACCTGAAGCGTTTGGTTGTTGGTGGTTTTGATCGCGTATTTGAAATCAACCGTAACTTCCGTAACGAAGGTCTTTCTCCTCGTCACAACCCAGAATTCACGATGATGGAATTCTACCAGGCTTACGCTGACTACAAAGATCTGATGGATCTGACAGAAGAGATGCTAAGCACAGTGGCAATGGACGTTCTGGGTTCAACATCAATGCCTTACGGTGAAGAAACCGTTGAGTTTGGTGGTACTTATGCTCGTATGAGCATGTTTGAGGCGATCAAACATTACAACCCTGAACACGCTGAGATTCAGGCACTGACAGAAGCGGATCTGCAAGACCGTGAGAAGATGGTTGCGATTGCGAAATCAGTACATGTTGATGTGGAATCATTCTGGACATGTGGTCAGCTACTTGAAGAAATCTTCGGTGAAACGGCTGAACCTCAGCTGATTCAGCCGACGTTCATCACAGGTTACCCGGCAGATATTTCTCCACTTGCACGTCGTAGCGATGACAACCCGTTCTTCACTGACCGTTTCGAGTTCTTTATCGGTGGTCGTGAAGTAGCGAACGGTTTCTCTGAGCTTAACGATGCTGAAGATCAGGATGCGCGCTTTAAAGCTCAGGTTGATGCAAAAGACGCAGGCGATGATGAAGCAATGTACTATGACGCCGATTACATCACAGCGTTGGAGCATGGTCTTCCGCCAACAGCTGGCCAAGGTATCGGTATCGATCGTCTGGCTATGTTGTTTACTAATACTCACACTATACGTGATGTTATTCTGTTCCCGGCAATGCGTCCACAAGCGTAA